A window of the Pseudomonas oryzicola genome harbors these coding sequences:
- a CDS encoding histidine triad nucleotide-binding protein, with product MDDLFLKIINREIPADIIYEDDQILAFKDIAPAAPVHFLVIPKKHIRTLNDLTEEDKALAGHILFTAQRLAVEQGCEEGFRVVMNCNPKGGQTVYHIHMHVLGQRQMHWPPG from the coding sequence GTGGACGATTTATTCCTCAAAATCATCAACCGGGAAATCCCGGCGGATATCATCTACGAAGATGACCAGATCCTGGCCTTCAAAGACATTGCACCGGCGGCCCCCGTACATTTTCTGGTCATCCCGAAAAAGCACATCCGTACGCTCAACGACCTGACCGAAGAGGACAAGGCGCTGGCCGGCCACATCCTGTTCACCGCCCAGCGCCTGGCCGTCGAGCAAGGCTGCGAGGAAGGTTTCCGCGTGGTCATGAACTGCAACCCGAAAGGCGGCCAGACCGTGTACCACATCCACATGCACGTCCTTGGCCAACGCCAGATGCACTGGCCACCGGGCTGA
- the coq7 gene encoding 2-polyprenyl-3-methyl-6-methoxy-1,4-benzoquinone monooxygenase — MATERHYSPLDRLLLQADTAMRTLLPFSGQPARPSPAIIQPDVDLDEQQARHVAGLMRINHTGEVCAQALYQGQALTAKLPEVRKAMEHAAEEEVDHLAWCEQRIRQLNSHPSVLNPLFYGMSFGIGALAGLVSDKVSLGFVAATEHQVCKHLDEHLEQIPQEDEKSRAILEQMRIDEEQHADSALEAGGYRFPAPVRFGMSLLAKVMTKSTYRI; from the coding sequence ATGGCTACCGAACGTCACTACTCGCCGCTTGACCGCTTGTTGCTGCAGGCCGATACCGCCATGCGTACCTTGCTGCCCTTCAGCGGCCAACCCGCCCGTCCCTCGCCGGCCATCATCCAGCCGGACGTCGACCTGGACGAACAGCAGGCCCGCCACGTTGCCGGGCTGATGCGCATCAACCACACCGGTGAAGTCTGTGCCCAGGCGCTGTACCAGGGCCAGGCCCTGACCGCCAAGCTGCCTGAAGTGCGCAAGGCCATGGAACACGCCGCCGAGGAAGAAGTGGACCACCTGGCCTGGTGCGAACAGCGTATCCGCCAGCTGAACAGCCACCCCAGCGTGCTCAACCCGCTGTTCTACGGCATGTCGTTCGGCATCGGCGCACTCGCCGGCCTGGTCAGCGACAAGGTCAGCCTGGGCTTCGTCGCTGCCACCGAGCATCAGGTGTGCAAGCACCTCGACGAGCACCTGGAACAGATCCCGCAGGAAGACGAAAAGTCCCGGGCCATCCTTGAACAGATGCGCATCGATGAGGAACAGCACGCCGATTCCGCATTGGAAGCCGGTGGTTATCGTTTCCCCGCCCCAGTCCGCTTTGGCATGAGCCTGTTGGCCAAGGTCATGACCAAGAGCACTTACCGTATCTGA
- a CDS encoding DUF2157 domain-containing protein: protein MTDRFDAKDLARAVHAGILQPGQDQALVAFLRQQPAPRGSFQLAHVAFYFGAMLIMAAMGWLLTEAWMSIGDGALLAMASLYILLLTLSALNLQQRAQPVAAGVLAAVAVSIVPLAVFAIERLAGWWPLDDAQANYHQYYTYVQGGWLAMEAATVLAGLLMLRLIPYPFIVMPMAVALWFMSMDLSEWFFGSPFSWEQRREVSLWFGLGLLMVFLVVDGRTREDYAHWGYLAGLAAFWGGMTLTDSGSELGKAMYCLINIALMGMAVLLRRPVFMVFGALGVAAYLGYLSYEVFAESLLFPVVVTLIGLGVIGLGLAYQKRRERMSQLMRGWLPGWVRAALPALRS from the coding sequence ATGACGGACCGTTTCGACGCCAAGGACCTGGCGCGCGCCGTGCACGCCGGCATTCTCCAGCCAGGCCAGGACCAGGCCCTTGTGGCCTTCCTGCGCCAGCAGCCGGCACCACGCGGTAGCTTCCAGCTGGCCCATGTTGCCTTCTACTTCGGCGCCATGCTGATCATGGCGGCCATGGGCTGGCTGCTTACCGAAGCCTGGATGAGTATTGGCGACGGGGCACTGCTGGCCATGGCCAGCCTCTATATCCTCCTGCTCACGCTGTCCGCCCTTAACCTGCAACAGCGCGCCCAGCCCGTCGCGGCCGGGGTTCTGGCAGCGGTCGCGGTCAGCATCGTGCCGCTGGCGGTATTCGCCATCGAACGCCTGGCCGGCTGGTGGCCACTGGACGATGCGCAGGCAAACTATCACCAGTACTACACCTATGTGCAGGGCGGCTGGCTGGCAATGGAAGCGGCCACGGTACTTGCCGGGCTGCTGATGCTGAGGCTGATCCCCTACCCGTTCATCGTCATGCCGATGGCCGTGGCCTTGTGGTTCATGTCGATGGACCTGAGCGAGTGGTTCTTCGGCTCCCCGTTCAGCTGGGAGCAACGCCGCGAGGTGTCCTTGTGGTTCGGGCTGGGCTTGCTGATGGTGTTTCTCGTGGTCGATGGGCGCACACGCGAGGACTATGCACATTGGGGCTATCTGGCCGGCCTGGCGGCTTTCTGGGGCGGGATGACGCTGACGGACAGCGGCAGCGAGCTGGGCAAGGCCATGTACTGCCTGATCAATATCGCGCTCATGGGCATGGCGGTACTGCTGCGCCGGCCGGTGTTCATGGTATTCGGTGCACTGGGGGTAGCGGCTTACCTGGGCTACCTGTCGTATGAAGTGTTTGCCGAGTCGCTGCTGTTCCCGGTGGTAGTGACCTTGATCGGGCTCGGAGTTATCGGGCTGGGCCTGGCTTACCAGAAACGGCGGGAGCGAATGAGCCAGCTGATGCGGGGTTGGCTGCCTGGGTGGGTGCGGGCGGCATTGCCTGCGCTTCGCAGCTGA
- a CDS encoding OsmC family protein has translation MKARIQWAGEAMFLGESGSGHVVVMDGPPEAGGRNLGVRPMEMLLLGLGGCSSFDVVSILKKSRQAVESCEAFLEAERASEDPKVFTRIHMNFVVKGRGLKEAQVKRAVELSAEKYCSASIMLERAGVEISHGYEIVELG, from the coding sequence ATGAAGGCACGTATCCAGTGGGCCGGTGAGGCAATGTTCCTCGGCGAATCGGGGAGCGGCCACGTCGTCGTGATGGACGGCCCGCCCGAGGCCGGCGGCCGCAACCTGGGTGTGCGACCGATGGAGATGCTGTTGCTGGGCTTGGGTGGCTGCAGCAGCTTCGACGTGGTGAGCATTCTGAAGAAATCGCGGCAGGCAGTGGAAAGCTGCGAGGCGTTCCTCGAGGCCGAGCGGGCAAGCGAAGACCCGAAGGTGTTCACCAGGATCCATATGAACTTCGTGGTGAAAGGGCGCGGGCTGAAAGAGGCGCAGGTCAAGCGTGCGGTGGAGTTGTCGGCTGAGAAGTACTGCTCGGCTTCGATCATGCTGGAGCGTGCCGGCGTCGAGATTAGCCACGGATATGAAATCGTAGAGCTCGGTTAA